Part of the Acidimicrobiales bacterium genome, GTGCGGGGTGAGCACCACGTTCTCGAGCGAGCGGAACGGGTGGTCGCGCGGCAGCGGCTCCTGCTCGAAGACATCGAGGGCGGCGCCCGCGAGCTGGCCCGAGCGCAGCGCGTCGACGAGCGCCTGCTCCTCGACGATCGGCCCGCGCGAGACGTTCACGAGGAAGGCGCCGCGCTTCATCTGCCCGAACTCGGCGGCGCCGAAGAGCCCGCGTGTGCGCTCGCTCAGCTGAAGGAAGATCGCGAGGACATCGGATTCGCGAAGGAGCTCCTCCTTGGTCACGAGACGTGCACCGCGCTCGGCGGCACGTTCCTCGGTCAGGTGCTCGCTCCACGCGATGACGTCCATGTTGAACGCCCGCGCGGGGCCGCACATCATCCCGCCGATGTTCCCGAGGCCCGCGAGGCCGAGGGTCTTCCCCGAGAGCGGCAGCGGGAAGCCCGTCTGCCAGCCCCCTGCTCGGATCTCGCGGTCCTCGATCCCGAGGCGCTTGGTGACCGCGAACAGGAGCGCCCAGGCGAGCTCGGCGGGAGGTGACAGCAGCCCGAGCCGGGCCGCCTCGGTGCTGCCGCTGGGACCGCCGCTCTGGCCCGGATCGAAGGTGCCGCAGAGCATGATGCCGAGCTCGCGGCGGCACTCGTGGTCGACGGCGTTGCTCGTCGACGCGTTGGTCACGATGAGCCGGAGGTTCGGGAGGCGTTCAAGGACCTCCCGGGGGAACCACGTCCGCTGCTGGGTGATCACGAGCACGTCGAAGCCGGCGATCGCCTCGACAAGATGGTCGGCTGGGATGGGCTCGCGGAAGAACACGATCTCGTGCTCATCGACGAGAGGTGCCCAGTCTCCGAACTCCTCCGCGCAGCCGATGTAGTCGTCGAGCACAGCGATGCGGGCCATCGCCGGAGTGTCACGCCCTCT contains:
- a CDS encoding D-2-hydroxyacid dehydrogenase family protein; translation: MARIAVLDDYIGCAEEFGDWAPLVDEHEIVFFREPIPADHLVEAIAGFDVLVITQQRTWFPREVLERLPNLRLIVTNASTSNAVDHECRRELGIMLCGTFDPGQSGGPSGSTEAARLGLLSPPAELAWALLFAVTKRLGIEDREIRAGGWQTGFPLPLSGKTLGLAGLGNIGGMMCGPARAFNMDVIAWSEHLTEERAAERGARLVTKEELLRESDVLAIFLQLSERTRGLFGAAEFGQMKRGAFLVNVSRGPIVEEQALVDALRSGQLAGAALDVFEQEPLPRDHPFRSLENVVLTPHVGYVTEAGFRRAFTRMAEDVVAYFAGTPIRVVD